One window of Chryseobacterium indologenes genomic DNA carries:
- a CDS encoding DUF417 family protein yields the protein MQDNRLYHRLLRLDTWFFNFLRISIFIVMAWIGGLKAFHYEAEGIVPFVANSPFMSFFYKKAGNKVLNEDKKPVAEYTLYKNPEGKVIQKNIDWHKENGTYTFSYGLGTMIIVIGALLMLGIWFPKIGAVGGALTFLMSLVILLFLGTTPEVYVPNLGGDYPTPQFGFPYLSGAGRLVLKDIIMMAGGLVLFSDSLKKVVRPSDQ from the coding sequence ATGCAAGACAACAGACTTTACCACCGTTTATTACGATTGGATACCTGGTTTTTCAATTTTCTCAGAATTTCAATTTTTATCGTTATGGCCTGGATTGGAGGCTTGAAGGCGTTTCATTACGAAGCTGAAGGAATTGTACCCTTTGTCGCCAATAGCCCCTTCATGAGTTTTTTTTATAAAAAAGCAGGGAATAAAGTTCTTAATGAAGACAAGAAGCCTGTTGCAGAATATACCCTGTATAAAAATCCGGAAGGAAAGGTTATCCAGAAAAATATTGATTGGCATAAAGAAAATGGAACATACACATTTTCTTATGGTTTGGGGACAATGATCATAGTAATCGGAGCTTTGCTAATGTTGGGGATCTGGTTTCCTAAAATAGGAGCAGTAGGAGGGGCTTTAACGTTTTTAATGTCTTTGGTTATCCTTTTATTTTTAGGAACTACTCCAGAAGTATACGTGCCAAATCTGGGTGGAGATTATCCAACACCACAGTTTGGATTTCCCTATCTGTCCGGAGCAGGGCGTTTGGTTCTGAAAGATATTATCATGATGGCCGGCGGATTGGTATTATTTTCTGATAGCCTTAAGAAAGTTGTGAGACCATCTGATCAGTAG
- a CDS encoding AraC family transcriptional regulator has product MKIKIQSYRTSGFPSEFTTENYSVVLWNGSGIFSVDDINYSYRGYNILFLSPYQKLRLASESDENTDMLLFHGDYYCIEYHKEEVACNGLLFNNIYLNPGVELSEENYNYILELFSHIKKEESEKHQFSESIIKTYIQLILAIGSKQKSSIENSVFSHDKLPNKNAAEFQKLLETHFKNEKELSFYSDKLSITNNTLSKAVKKEFAKTPTQLINERIILESKKLLHLTYRSVKEIASELGYADEFYFSRYFKKSVGCSPKKYREQVGISVVAKMSM; this is encoded by the coding sequence ATGAAAATAAAAATACAGTCTTACCGCACTTCCGGTTTTCCCTCAGAATTTACCACTGAAAACTACAGTGTGGTTCTATGGAATGGCTCCGGTATTTTCTCTGTGGATGATATTAATTATTCTTACAGGGGATACAATATTCTGTTTCTTTCCCCTTATCAAAAACTGAGACTGGCTTCGGAATCTGATGAAAATACTGATATGCTTTTATTTCATGGCGATTATTACTGTATAGAATATCACAAAGAAGAAGTAGCTTGTAACGGCCTTCTTTTCAATAATATTTACCTGAATCCGGGAGTTGAACTCTCAGAAGAAAACTATAACTATATTCTCGAACTTTTCAGTCACATCAAAAAAGAAGAATCCGAAAAGCATCAGTTTTCAGAATCTATTATCAAAACTTATATACAGCTTATCCTTGCCATTGGCAGTAAACAGAAAAGCAGTATTGAGAATAGTGTATTTTCTCACGATAAACTGCCCAATAAAAATGCTGCAGAATTTCAGAAACTGTTGGAGACCCATTTTAAAAATGAAAAAGAGCTGTCGTTTTACAGTGACAAACTGAGCATCACCAATAATACTTTAAGCAAAGCGGTAAAGAAAGAGTTTGCGAAAACACCCACTCAGCTTATTAATGAAAGAATCATTCTGGAATCTAAAAAATTGCTGCATTTAACTTATAGATCAGTAAAGGAAATTGCTTCAGAACTGGGATATGCCGATGAATTTTATTTCAGCAGGTATTTTAAAAAATCGGTAGGATGTTCCCCCAAAAAATACAGAGAACAGGTGGGAATCTCCGTGGTGGCGAAAATGTCCATGTAA
- a CDS encoding M23 family metallopeptidase has product MPEGTEITAAREGKVIDAVQNNNTGCPTSSCANQANYISILHSDGTIAQYFHLKQNGVKVNIGDEVKKGDLIGLSGNTGWTNGPHLHFQCFLPDPSKPKQKNTLKTLFRTGNGTKTEYLTEKKTYSKEY; this is encoded by the coding sequence ATGCCTGAAGGAACCGAAATTACAGCGGCAAGAGAAGGTAAAGTGATTGATGCAGTTCAGAATAATAATACAGGATGTCCTACATCAAGTTGTGCTAATCAGGCTAATTATATTTCAATTTTACATTCGGATGGAACCATTGCACAGTATTTTCACCTGAAACAAAATGGGGTTAAAGTTAACATAGGTGATGAGGTTAAAAAAGGTGATTTAATAGGATTGAGCGGCAATACAGGCTGGACAAATGGCCCGCATTTACATTTCCAATGTTTTCTTCCCGATCCTTCAAAGCCTAAACAAAAGAATACCCTCAAAACGCTTTTCAGAACCGGTAACGGAACTAAAACCGAATATTTGACAGAAAAGAAAACGTATTCAAAAGAATATTAA
- the dnaN gene encoding DNA polymerase III subunit beta, with translation MKFIISSGELQKALQTVSGVISSSQSRPILENYLFELDGNNVTITASDGETTLVTSLEVKSDDTGKFAVPAKIFQDFIKTYGEQPLTFVVKDNAEGTGSQLEILDEKDNFAVALDNADDYPELPEFDASQSVTMPAGVLSEALTNTLFATSNDSLRPVMTGVLFQFGENETNFVSTDSHRLVVYKRADLMNAEPMEFIMPKKPLNIFKNILASSNEDVTIDFNENMAKFTFGKHIWICRLIDGKYPNYTAVIPKENPNVLTINRNLLLGAIKRASIMSNKSTNQVRFKLSGNILHLHAEDTEYANKADMQIPCDYNGEDINIGFSSKFLTEMLTILGSDDITMKMSQPNRPGIIEPLDGLEENENILMLSMPVIGL, from the coding sequence ATGAAATTTATTATTTCAAGTGGTGAACTGCAGAAGGCGTTGCAAACTGTAAGTGGCGTAATATCAAGCTCTCAATCGAGACCGATTTTAGAAAACTATCTTTTTGAATTAGACGGAAATAATGTTACCATTACAGCATCTGACGGCGAGACAACTCTTGTTACTTCTCTGGAAGTAAAGTCTGATGATACAGGTAAATTTGCTGTTCCTGCTAAAATTTTTCAGGATTTTATCAAGACCTACGGTGAACAGCCTCTGACATTTGTTGTAAAAGACAATGCCGAAGGTACAGGAAGCCAGCTTGAGATTTTAGATGAAAAAGATAATTTCGCAGTAGCATTAGACAATGCTGATGACTATCCTGAATTACCGGAATTTGACGCTTCACAAAGTGTTACAATGCCGGCTGGAGTTTTGTCTGAAGCTTTGACAAACACTCTATTCGCTACAAGTAATGATTCTCTTCGTCCGGTAATGACAGGAGTGCTTTTCCAGTTTGGAGAAAACGAAACCAATTTCGTATCTACAGACTCCCACAGATTGGTGGTGTATAAAAGAGCAGACCTTATGAATGCTGAGCCGATGGAGTTTATCATGCCTAAAAAACCTCTGAACATTTTCAAAAATATCCTGGCGAGTTCCAACGAAGACGTTACGATCGACTTCAATGAGAATATGGCCAAGTTTACTTTTGGTAAGCATATCTGGATCTGTAGACTGATTGATGGTAAATATCCAAACTATACAGCGGTAATTCCAAAGGAAAATCCAAATGTATTGACGATCAACAGAAACCTTTTATTAGGAGCGATCAAAAGAGCATCTATCATGTCTAACAAATCAACCAACCAGGTAAGATTCAAGCTTTCCGGTAATATTCTTCACCTTCATGCAGAAGATACTGAATATGCAAACAAAGCAGACATGCAGATTCCTTGTGACTATAACGGAGAAGATATCAATATCGGATTCAGTTCTAAATTCTTAACTGAAATGCTGACGATCTTAGGATCAGATGATATCACTATGAAAATGTCTCAACCTAACAGACCAGGGATCATTGAACCTCTTGATGGTCTTGAAGAAAATGAAAATATCTTAATGCTATCAATGCCGGTAATCGGATTATAA
- a CDS encoding diacylglycerol kinase family protein, which produces MQKPPLHKSFLNAFRGVFMMIKTERNFQIELLAFFVNLFLIFYFRLNNTDAALVFIASVTVLSAEIFNTAIEKICDIIQPDFDKRIGFIKDIAAGAVVLTAIASVIVGVLVYGKYILRFIKTIKQLFL; this is translated from the coding sequence ATGCAAAAACCTCCCCTTCATAAAAGTTTTCTCAATGCTTTCCGGGGTGTTTTTATGATGATAAAGACGGAAAGAAATTTCCAGATTGAGCTTCTGGCATTCTTTGTAAATCTTTTCCTTATTTTTTATTTCAGACTGAACAACACAGATGCAGCATTGGTTTTTATCGCTTCGGTTACTGTTTTAAGTGCTGAAATTTTCAATACTGCTATTGAAAAGATCTGCGATATCATCCAACCTGATTTCGACAAAAGAATTGGCTTTATTAAAGATATTGCCGCAGGAGCTGTTGTTTTGACGGCCATTGCATCGGTGATTGTTGGGGTTTTGGTGTATGGAAAATATATTTTAAGATTTATAAAGACAATAAAACAGCTGTTTTTGTAG
- a CDS encoding GyrI-like domain-containing protein yields MNNMKVEPFKVIGISVRTTNENGQAAKDIPVLWEKLINEDILNAIPNKIDNTIYSIYTDYEKDHTKPYTTVLGCKVESLDNIPEGMVSYSFDGGDYLKFTTKGDLSKGLVINEWLKIWEMDLGRIFTADFEIYGEKAQNPSDAEVDILIAVK; encoded by the coding sequence ATGAATAACATGAAAGTAGAACCTTTTAAGGTCATCGGAATCTCAGTAAGAACAACCAATGAAAATGGGCAGGCAGCAAAAGATATTCCGGTCTTATGGGAAAAATTGATCAATGAGGATATTCTTAATGCAATTCCAAATAAGATAGACAATACCATTTATTCCATCTATACAGATTACGAAAAAGACCATACAAAGCCCTATACAACAGTTCTTGGATGTAAAGTGGAAAGCCTTGATAATATTCCTGAAGGAATGGTCAGTTATTCTTTTGATGGTGGAGACTATCTGAAATTTACTACAAAAGGAGATCTTTCAAAAGGGTTGGTTATCAATGAATGGTTGAAAATCTGGGAAATGGACCTCGGAAGAATATTTACTGCCGATTTTGAAATCTATGGGGAAAAAGCACAGAACCCTTCAGATGCCGAAGTCGATATCTTAATTGCCGTCAAATAA
- a CDS encoding gamma-glutamylcyclotransferase family protein: MPNLFSYGTLQKEQVQMETFGRLLQGEKDILSGYKLKMLEITDPEVLRKSGEKYHPVLEFSGNDNDQIEGVLFEVKEAEILQADEYEVDDYKRIETVFKSGKKGFIYVGK, from the coding sequence ATGCCAAATTTATTTTCTTACGGAACCTTACAGAAAGAGCAGGTTCAAATGGAAACCTTTGGAAGACTTTTACAAGGTGAAAAAGACATCTTATCAGGGTATAAATTAAAAATGCTTGAAATTACAGACCCTGAAGTACTGCGGAAAAGCGGTGAGAAATACCATCCCGTACTGGAATTTTCAGGAAATGATAATGATCAGATTGAAGGGGTTCTTTTTGAAGTAAAAGAAGCAGAAATCCTTCAGGCAGATGAATATGAAGTAGATGACTATAAAAGAATTGAAACCGTTTTTAAATCCGGGAAGAAAGGGTTTATTTATGTCGGAAAATAG
- a CDS encoding SGNH/GDSL hydrolase family protein — protein MKKIIYGLFFGDSITYGEYDGVFGGWVDILKRYALQQFHEGNGDELILFNLGIGGETTEGLLKRIPHELSARNSTDGNLVFLSYGANDLAIKDGIQIVDPEKFKNNMSIAIAHAKEFSKEIYLVSILPFSQKIDGAVVSSGKKRINRDVVVYNQILKDLAAEHSLEYIDFYSAFSEDKEILLSADGVHPNEKGYGMMAEVAIPIIEKYL, from the coding sequence ATGAAGAAAATTATTTACGGGCTGTTCTTCGGTGACAGCATTACTTACGGAGAATATGACGGTGTTTTTGGTGGCTGGGTAGATATTCTGAAAAGATATGCCTTGCAGCAATTCCACGAAGGAAATGGTGATGAACTGATTTTATTCAATTTAGGAATCGGAGGAGAAACTACAGAAGGATTACTGAAAAGAATTCCCCACGAACTCAGTGCCAGAAATTCAACTGATGGAAACCTTGTTTTTTTAAGTTACGGAGCCAACGACCTTGCGATAAAAGACGGGATACAGATTGTAGATCCGGAAAAATTTAAAAACAATATGAGTATTGCCATCGCACACGCCAAAGAATTTTCCAAAGAAATTTATCTCGTAAGCATCCTTCCTTTCTCTCAAAAAATAGATGGAGCAGTAGTAAGCTCCGGGAAAAAAAGAATCAACCGGGATGTTGTTGTCTATAATCAGATCCTTAAAGATCTTGCAGCAGAACATTCACTGGAGTATATTGATTTTTATTCTGCTTTCAGTGAAGATAAAGAGATTTTACTATCTGCAGACGGAGTTCATCCTAATGAAAAAGGCTATGGAATGATGGCTGAAGTTGCTATACCAATTATTGAAAAATATTTATAA
- a CDS encoding ribonuclease inhibitor codes for MLNTSNNNTRKMIVIHGGHFSSLAGFYDEASHVLMKDADWKVGTLDGFDDILYGGFGVIEGKEEIEIIWKESEKSEKDLGFDATCEFYNNKIKQGKPFNIELIQQKLDDLTEGKGQTLFEILVEIIQSHSNIALKLE; via the coding sequence GTGTTGAATACTTCAAATAACAATACAAGAAAAATGATCGTCATCCATGGCGGTCATTTTTCGTCTTTAGCCGGTTTCTACGATGAAGCTTCCCATGTGCTGATGAAAGATGCAGATTGGAAAGTCGGAACGCTTGATGGCTTTGATGATATTCTCTACGGAGGCTTCGGAGTAATAGAAGGCAAAGAAGAAATTGAAATTATCTGGAAAGAATCAGAGAAATCAGAAAAAGACCTTGGTTTTGATGCCACTTGTGAATTCTACAACAATAAAATCAAACAGGGAAAACCATTCAACATAGAATTGATTCAGCAGAAATTAGATGATTTGACCGAAGGAAAAGGGCAGACTCTTTTTGAAATCCTGGTAGAAATTATACAGTCACATAGTAATATTGCATTGAAGCTGGAATGA